Proteins from one Syngnathus scovelli strain Florida chromosome 9, RoL_Ssco_1.2, whole genome shotgun sequence genomic window:
- the si:ch211-161h7.4 gene encoding caldesmon isoform X6 yields the protein MARRATPQALKAKPAMSPKELFHPATCSPSPELNIGHVKTSSPLEENTGLTSAQAETNDKGEMLSPILGDCGGNTLTITLASDNHKQSPTVSDKNSQKQASSKSVQEEPSTSTAEEDHEDVHRKSTEESVQLPVKKNIWAFLQKVRESSQPKSKLRTPTPVKAPTPPPEVEEDFLILEDDDPILFSIPTKRTLKQQPQKESRSDKGALMDSCRDTEHSSKNLLKEPTARKKTPQREKKKEPKRRNTNNKKNPRKMADEQPQVAADSSTDDQSVRPSSEVKTSSKARRKNPESSGPAAKVKRTKERCQEPSSEQRQAVELADFDSGKPNPAEDSPAPTVEQNHQSAPSGSSPEWHQVLGKRRRNPPGEWWVSSPQNEEQPEVRNKTPPVKKPKANRGEPPKAASASSSKAKDVLKSTSKMDVKNNKKRELKKKKKALMKPSASELTSDIAEQPDHQEQEETTDPPRLFSPPVSNQRDHSRKSEHQIFQQVYQRPAKKMSIPPIQWASTTFLEQPSSKRPRRPPSEWWKATVTPKEAEAEQVLQPSQEKRKLDKKTKARLSRPPSKLDKRTSQALPSTEDEEQTRRADPIVDVSSRTLPVNRGAAQSHKVAVQVYAPDCASPSNGGTFTLEENRGSLRDDGTSPSQVILQSGPASMIELDAHDDAVKRRLVLIPDLPSTRLLHAELSVTDLCAPPLTPCTLRARDKHDLTEWLQHLFSTTLIREVNRNLAVSPDQFDWYCHKTGTMGIVEDVHLSNSSHGKMLLSSFMKKPLWVDHSATMVYFLLTSCVKLSIDCVESFVHAGNSFTVPCGHAYSIQNLAEQPAFLCFNRILTETPD from the exons ATGGCGAGACGTGCTACGCCACAAGCTCTAAAGGCGAAACCTGCAATG TCTCCCAAAGAATTATTCCATCCTGCGACATGCTCGCCAAGTCCTGAACTAAACATTG GACATGTGAAGACATCCAGCCCACTAGAGGAGAACACAGGGCTGACATCAGCACAGGCGGAGACTAATGACAAAGGCGAAATGCTGTCGCCGATCCTGGGCGACTGTGGAGGAAACACTTTGACGATTACGCTCGCCTCCGACAA CCATAAACAAAGTCCCACTGTCAGTGACAAGAATTCCCAGAAGCAAGCATCAAG cAAGTCAGTTCAGGAGGAGCCGAGTACGTCCACTGCTGAGGaggatcatgaggacgttcacaGAAAGTCCACAGAGGAGAGCGTGCAGCTCCCtgtcaaaaaaaacatctgggcGTTCCTGCAGAAGGTTCGAGAATCCAGTCAGCCCAAAAGCAAATT AAGAACCCCGACTCCGGTTAAAGCGCCCACACCCCCTCCCGAGGTTGAGGAGGATTTCCTGATTTTGGAGGACGACGATCCTATTCTCTTTTCCATTCCCACCAAACGGACCCTTAAGCAGCAGCCGCAGAAAGAGTCCAGAAGTGACAAAGGCGCGTTGATGGACAGCTGCCGGGACACGGAGCATTCAAGCAAGAATTTACTCAAAGAGCCGACAGCCCGCAAAAAAACTccacagagagaaaaaaagaaggaGCCAAAGCGtcgcaataccaacaacaaaaagaatCCACGCAAGATGGCCGACGAGCAACCCCAAGTGGCGGCCGACAGCTCGACAGATGACCAGAGTGTCCGGCCTTCATCCGAGGTGAAGACGTCTTCAAAAGCCAGACGAAAAAATCCCGAGAGCAGTGGGCCGGCTGCGAAGGTCAAGCGGACTAAGGAACGATGTCAGGAGCCCAGCAGTGAACAGCGTCAAGCTGTTGAATTGGCAG ATTTCGACTCGGGAAAGCCGAACCCTGCTGAGGATTCGCCGGCCCCAACGGTTGAACAAAACCATCAATCCGCTCCGAGCGGGAGTTCCCCCGAGTGGCATCAGGTGCTTGGCAAAAGGAGAAGAAACCCGCCCGGAGAGTGGTGGGTGAGCTCGCCTCAAAACGAGGAGCAGCCCGAGGTGAGAAATAAGACTCCCCCTGTCAAGAAGCCAAAAGCCAACCGGGGAGAACCGCCCAAGGCCGCGTCGGCGTCATCCTCCAAGGCCAAGGATGTCCTCAAAAGTACAAGCAAGATGGATGTGAAAAACAATAAGAAGAGGgaattgaagaagaagaagaaagcccTGATGAAACCATCTGCCAGTGAGCTAACCTCTGATATAGCAGAACAACCAGATCATCAGGAGCAAGAGGAAACCACGGATCCTCCTCGGCTTTTCAGTCCTCCGGTATCCAACCAGCGAGACCACAGCCGCAAGTCAG AGCATCAAATATTCCAGCAAGTGTACCAGCGCCCCGCTAAGAAAATGTCCATCCCGCCCATCCAATGGGCTTCAACCACATTTCTCGAGCAGCCGTCGTCCAAACGGCCAAGAAGACCACCCAGTGAGTGGTGGAAGGCCACGGTCACCCCCAAGGAGGCGGAGGCAGAACAGGTTCTTCAACCGAGTCAGGAGAAGCGTAAACTTgacaagaaaacaaaagctAGATTAAGCAGACCACCATCAAAATTGGACAAGCGCACCAGCCAGGCACTGCCCAGCACTGAGGACGAAGAGCAGACGAGGAGAGCGGATCCCATTGTGGACGTCTCCAGCCGGACCTTACCTGTCAATAGAGGTGCCGCTCAGAGTCACAAAGTCGCCGTGCAAGTCTACGCTCCCGATTGTGCGAGTCCCAGCAACGGGGGGACTTTTACGTTGGAAGAAAATCGGGGGAGCCTACGGGATGACGGCACAAGTCCGTCACAGGTcat ATTACAAAGCGGACCGGCGTCCATGATTGAACTGGACGCACACGATGATGCAG TTAAGCGGCGACTGGTCTTGATTCCAGACCTCCCATCGACCAGACTTCTCCATGCCGAGCTGTCCGTTACCGACCTGTGTGCCCCTCCCCTTACGCCGTGCACCCTCCGGGCCAGGGACAAGCACGACTTAACCGAGTGGCTCCAACATCTGTTCTCCACGACCCTGATACGAGAGGTTAACAGGA ACTTGGCAGTTTCTCCTGACCAGTTTGACTGGTACTGCCACAAAACTGGAACCATGGGCATCGTGGAGGACGTGCATCTTTCGAACTCCTCTCATGGGAAGATGCTGCTGAGCTCTTTTATGAAGAAACCTTTGTGGGTAGACCACAGCGCTACCAtg GTATATTTCCTACTAACAAGCTGCGTCAAGTTGAGCATTGACTGCGTCGAATCTTTTGTGCATGCAGGCAATTCTTTCACGGTGCCGTGTG GCCACGCCTACAGCATCCAAAACTTGGCGGAGCAGCCCGCATTCCTCTGCTTTAACAGGATCCTCACAGAGACCCCAGACTGA
- the si:ch211-161h7.4 gene encoding triadin isoform X4 has translation MEDASQYKQSGARKKLYYKNAPKEKWRGRLSIGDIDRIFDDVDSPIHVLPLTVQLSESDIEENDMARRATPQALKAKPAMSPKELFHPATCSPSPELNIGHVKTSSPLEENTGLTSAQAETNDKGEMLSPILGDCGGNTLTITLASDNPTVSDKNSQKQASSKSVQEEPSTSTAEEDHEDVHRKSTEESVQLPVKKNIWAFLQKVRESSQPKSKLRTPTPVKAPTPPPEVEEDFLILEDDDPILFSIPTKRTLKQQPQKESRSDKGALMDSCRDTEHSSKNLLKEPTARKKTPQREKKKEPKRRNTNNKKNPRKMADEQPQVAADSSTDDQSVRPSSEVKTSSKARRKNPESSGPAAKVKRTKERCQEPSSEQRQAVELADFDSGKPNPAEDSPAPTVEQNHQSAPSGSSPEWHQVLGKRRRNPPGEWWVSSPQNEEQPEVRNKTPPVKKPKANRGEPPKAASASSSKAKDVLKSTSKMDVKNNKKRELKKKKKALMKPSASELTSDIAEQPDHQEQEETTDPPRLFSPPVSNQRDHSRKSEHQIFQQVYQRPAKKMSIPPIQWASTTFLEQPSSKRPRRPPSEWWKATVTPKEAEAEQVLQPSQEKRKLDKKTKARLSRPPSKLDKRTSQALPSTEDEEQTRRADPIVDVSSRTLPVNRGAAQSHKVAVQVYAPDCASPSNGGTFTLEENRGSLRDDGTSPSQVILQSGPASMIELDAHDDAVKRRLVLIPDLPSTRLLHAELSVTDLCAPPLTPCTLRARDKHDLTEWLQHLFSTTLIREVNRNLAVSPDQFDWYCHKTGTMGIVEDVHLSNSSHGKMLLSSFMKKPLWVDHSATMVYFLLTSCVKLSIDCVESFVHAGNSFTVPCGHAYSIQNLAEQPAFLCFNRILTETPD, from the exons ATGGAAGACGCCAGTCAGTATAAG CAGAGTGGAGCAAGGAAGAAGCTGTACTATAAGAA TGCACCGAAAGAAAAATGGAGAGGCAGGTTGTCAATCGGAGATATTGACAGGATCTTTGATGACGTGG ACTCTCCAATTCATGTACTCCCCTTAACTGTCCAACTCTCGGAGTCGGATATTGAGGAAAACGATATGGCGAGACGTGCTACGCCACAAGCTCTAAAGGCGAAACCTGCAATG TCTCCCAAAGAATTATTCCATCCTGCGACATGCTCGCCAAGTCCTGAACTAAACATTG GACATGTGAAGACATCCAGCCCACTAGAGGAGAACACAGGGCTGACATCAGCACAGGCGGAGACTAATGACAAAGGCGAAATGCTGTCGCCGATCCTGGGCGACTGTGGAGGAAACACTTTGACGATTACGCTCGCCTCCGACAA TCCCACTGTCAGTGACAAGAATTCCCAGAAGCAAGCATCAAG cAAGTCAGTTCAGGAGGAGCCGAGTACGTCCACTGCTGAGGaggatcatgaggacgttcacaGAAAGTCCACAGAGGAGAGCGTGCAGCTCCCtgtcaaaaaaaacatctgggcGTTCCTGCAGAAGGTTCGAGAATCCAGTCAGCCCAAAAGCAAATT AAGAACCCCGACTCCGGTTAAAGCGCCCACACCCCCTCCCGAGGTTGAGGAGGATTTCCTGATTTTGGAGGACGACGATCCTATTCTCTTTTCCATTCCCACCAAACGGACCCTTAAGCAGCAGCCGCAGAAAGAGTCCAGAAGTGACAAAGGCGCGTTGATGGACAGCTGCCGGGACACGGAGCATTCAAGCAAGAATTTACTCAAAGAGCCGACAGCCCGCAAAAAAACTccacagagagaaaaaaagaaggaGCCAAAGCGtcgcaataccaacaacaaaaagaatCCACGCAAGATGGCCGACGAGCAACCCCAAGTGGCGGCCGACAGCTCGACAGATGACCAGAGTGTCCGGCCTTCATCCGAGGTGAAGACGTCTTCAAAAGCCAGACGAAAAAATCCCGAGAGCAGTGGGCCGGCTGCGAAGGTCAAGCGGACTAAGGAACGATGTCAGGAGCCCAGCAGTGAACAGCGTCAAGCTGTTGAATTGGCAG ATTTCGACTCGGGAAAGCCGAACCCTGCTGAGGATTCGCCGGCCCCAACGGTTGAACAAAACCATCAATCCGCTCCGAGCGGGAGTTCCCCCGAGTGGCATCAGGTGCTTGGCAAAAGGAGAAGAAACCCGCCCGGAGAGTGGTGGGTGAGCTCGCCTCAAAACGAGGAGCAGCCCGAGGTGAGAAATAAGACTCCCCCTGTCAAGAAGCCAAAAGCCAACCGGGGAGAACCGCCCAAGGCCGCGTCGGCGTCATCCTCCAAGGCCAAGGATGTCCTCAAAAGTACAAGCAAGATGGATGTGAAAAACAATAAGAAGAGGgaattgaagaagaagaagaaagcccTGATGAAACCATCTGCCAGTGAGCTAACCTCTGATATAGCAGAACAACCAGATCATCAGGAGCAAGAGGAAACCACGGATCCTCCTCGGCTTTTCAGTCCTCCGGTATCCAACCAGCGAGACCACAGCCGCAAGTCAG AGCATCAAATATTCCAGCAAGTGTACCAGCGCCCCGCTAAGAAAATGTCCATCCCGCCCATCCAATGGGCTTCAACCACATTTCTCGAGCAGCCGTCGTCCAAACGGCCAAGAAGACCACCCAGTGAGTGGTGGAAGGCCACGGTCACCCCCAAGGAGGCGGAGGCAGAACAGGTTCTTCAACCGAGTCAGGAGAAGCGTAAACTTgacaagaaaacaaaagctAGATTAAGCAGACCACCATCAAAATTGGACAAGCGCACCAGCCAGGCACTGCCCAGCACTGAGGACGAAGAGCAGACGAGGAGAGCGGATCCCATTGTGGACGTCTCCAGCCGGACCTTACCTGTCAATAGAGGTGCCGCTCAGAGTCACAAAGTCGCCGTGCAAGTCTACGCTCCCGATTGTGCGAGTCCCAGCAACGGGGGGACTTTTACGTTGGAAGAAAATCGGGGGAGCCTACGGGATGACGGCACAAGTCCGTCACAGGTcat ATTACAAAGCGGACCGGCGTCCATGATTGAACTGGACGCACACGATGATGCAG TTAAGCGGCGACTGGTCTTGATTCCAGACCTCCCATCGACCAGACTTCTCCATGCCGAGCTGTCCGTTACCGACCTGTGTGCCCCTCCCCTTACGCCGTGCACCCTCCGGGCCAGGGACAAGCACGACTTAACCGAGTGGCTCCAACATCTGTTCTCCACGACCCTGATACGAGAGGTTAACAGGA ACTTGGCAGTTTCTCCTGACCAGTTTGACTGGTACTGCCACAAAACTGGAACCATGGGCATCGTGGAGGACGTGCATCTTTCGAACTCCTCTCATGGGAAGATGCTGCTGAGCTCTTTTATGAAGAAACCTTTGTGGGTAGACCACAGCGCTACCAtg GTATATTTCCTACTAACAAGCTGCGTCAAGTTGAGCATTGACTGCGTCGAATCTTTTGTGCATGCAGGCAATTCTTTCACGGTGCCGTGTG GCCACGCCTACAGCATCCAAAACTTGGCGGAGCAGCCCGCATTCCTCTGCTTTAACAGGATCCTCACAGAGACCCCAGACTGA